The window AGGTGGCCTCACTGGTCCACAGCCAGGCCAGCAGGTTGCGGCTGCCCCGCGGATCGTCCTGGTTATCACAGACGCAGAGGTGCCAGGAGCCGCGCCGGAACGGCTCGCTGCGAAGGGCGGCGAGCAGCCGGCGGTAAAAGCCGGGCAATTGCTGGTCGTGGATCTCAATCGGGCGGCGGGCCAGAAAGACGGGGAGCCGGGCGGTACGGCCCTCGAACTGCCCCTCGTGGAGCAGCCGCGCCCCCGGCAGGGTCATGGCGGCGACGGCGGCGACCCGCTGGCGAACGGGGCCGAAGCGTGTAGCGGCCCGCGGCTCGTCGTGGTTTTCGATGAAGCGCACCAGGCGCGCCTGGAAGGATGGCGCGGCCATCAGGTGGGCGCGCACCTGACCGGCGTCGCCATCGGCGAGGCGGTCGTAGAGCACTTTGTCGTAGCAAAAGGTGAAGCCGAGCTGCATCAGGGCCCACTCACGGTTCCAGTACACCTCGGCGATCCAGATGAACTCGGGGACGGCCTGGCGAACCGAGCCGATCACCTCCGCCCAGTACTCGGCGGCCGGGGGCGGGCCGGCCCGCTGGCCCCAGGTCTGGGCGAAAATATCATTCATCAGCAGCATGGCCATATCGCAGCGCACGCCGTCGCACCGGGCGGCGATGTCGCGCAGGGTGGCGCTGGCCGCGGCGCGCAACTCGGGGTTGAAGGCATTCAGTTGCAGCACATCGGGCCAGGGTGCGGAGTGCGGGTCGCGCCCGCGGGCGAAGATCGCCGGGCCAACGCGCAGCCAGTCCGTCGGGGCCCGGGCCAGATCCTCCTCGCTCCCCTGAATGAAATACTCCGGATGCTCGACCGTCCAGGGATGATCGGGGGCGACATGGTTGGGCACGAAGTCGAGGATGAGCCGGATGCCCCGGCGCGCGAGGGCCTCGCGGGCACGGGCCAGGCCCTCCGGCCCGCCAAGGCGCGGATCGACCTCGTAGCGCCGGATGCAGAAGGGCGAACCGATCACGTCATCGGGCCGCAGATCGGGCAGGGTCTGGCGCAACCCGGCCATCACCTGCTCATTGGCGAGGGCGATGCGGCGACCTTCGGGGCTACGCTCCCAGACGCCCATAAGCCACACCGCGTCAATGTTCCAGCCTGCCAGCGCATCCCAGACCGACTCAGGCACGTTGGCCAGGGTAATCGGTTGAGCATGCCGCCGGCTCAACTCACCGAGCCAGACCCAGGTGTTGATCTCGTAAATAACCGGGCGCGTGGGCCAGTTTGACATAACAGCTCCTTCCCGGCAGCGCTGCCGCTACCACGTGCACCGTGCGGTACAATGCAAAACCCGGAGCGCGCAACCTGGAAGGTTGCGCGACGGTTTGCTGCAATTTGCGGCAATCATGAACCGCTCAGCTCCGCCGTCCAGCAATGGAGGACCCGCTGATGAACGCGTCACAACGTCCCGTACCGTTAACCGACCTGCGGCGCCGCGCGCCGATTGCGCGGCGTTGCATCTACAACACCCTGACCCGCATGCTCGGTGAAGTAGAATTGCGCTACGAGTTCTACCGTGAGTGGAACGGCTGCTGGCGGGTGCGGGTTGACGTGGCCGAACGCGGTCAACTCGATTTTACCCTGCTCGACACGCCCGGCGGAGGTCTCCTGGCCCTGCCCCGCCCTCTGCCCGAACGCTGGCGCGCGGCCGGGGTCGTGGCCAGCGACGGAACCGTCTGGACTGTGGACGAGAACGGTGAACTGGCGCTCGTTTCCGGCTGAGACGTGGGGTGTTGTTTCAGATCGCCAGGTAGCGCGGCGCGGCCGTGTCGTCCTCGGCCACTTCGGCCAGATTGGCGATGGCGAGCATGCCGCGCTGATCCAGATACTCCACATACGCGCCCACCTTCTGGAGGGCGAGCAGTTCGTCGTAATCGCGCACGAACGGGTAGAGCCGGGCGGTGAGTTCGGCGATGGTGCTTGGCCGGGCGCAGGCGTCGTAGACGCGCTCAATGTGCTGGCGCTGGGTGGTCTCAATCTTCGCCACCGCCGCTCCCAGATCAAGCACCGGGCGATCGTGTCCGCCCAGGCCCAGGCGCACATCGCTGAGGGCGGCGACCTTGCGGAGCGAGAGCAAGAAGTGACCAACGCCGTTGGAGGCCGTCAGGCTCTCGGGCGAGAGGAACAGCGAGAAGTTGGG of the Chloroflexaceae bacterium genome contains:
- a CDS encoding alpha-amylase family glycosyl hydrolase; this encodes MSNWPTRPVIYEINTWVWLGELSRRHAQPITLANVPESVWDALAGWNIDAVWLMGVWERSPEGRRIALANEQVMAGLRQTLPDLRPDDVIGSPFCIRRYEVDPRLGGPEGLARAREALARRGIRLILDFVPNHVAPDHPWTVEHPEYFIQGSEEDLARAPTDWLRVGPAIFARGRDPHSAPWPDVLQLNAFNPELRAAASATLRDIAARCDGVRCDMAMLLMNDIFAQTWGQRAGPPPAAEYWAEVIGSVRQAVPEFIWIAEVYWNREWALMQLGFTFCYDKVLYDRLADGDAGQVRAHLMAAPSFQARLVRFIENHDEPRAATRFGPVRQRVAAVAAMTLPGARLLHEGQFEGRTARLPVFLARRPIEIHDQQLPGFYRRLLAALRSEPFRRGSWHLCVCDNQDDPRGSRNLLAWLWTSEATWTLVVINLGDTPAYGRVHMAWDGLAGQRWTLEDVLNDATYERDGDEMHQRGLHVILPAWGAHLFLTSAR